One genomic window of Gossypium hirsutum isolate 1008001.06 chromosome D11, Gossypium_hirsutum_v2.1, whole genome shotgun sequence includes the following:
- the LOC107911504 gene encoding uncharacterized protein At1g01500, with product MDHQLHDRSSILAQKTSNSYDLINHSSVWLEIRLFYVRIAPCVVDNVPDHLTLCHLRREIGVSLEINGSRVPASDSAVLTLRCDRLNRESSEVTYLSTDSVRVTGGFEFEVYEDEKKVLLCGSLERMEGEWSMDCYLAAAAKEPGNSAFFKPKMGVSAPSIEVYIAGCCAGTPVILTKTILGSPKRKGASRLKWMLDAIPEDEEFGKGNDKGGNGFIRHRKLQVTDAEVEDYDSDGKIGLSHYAEEMYAGEDGQLSWFNAGVRVGVGIGLGVCLGVGVGVGLLMRSYQATTRNIRRRFF from the exons ATGGACCATCAACTGCATGATCGTTCGTCAATTCTAGCCCAGAAAACCTCGAATTCCTACGATCTCATAAACCATTCCTCGGTATGGCTCGAAATCCGTCTCTTTTATGTTCGAATTGCGCCCTGCGTGGTCGACAACGTTCCCGACCACCTAACGCTCTGCCACCTCCGCCGCGAAATCGGTGTCTCTCTCGAAATCAATGGCTCTCGTGTCCCGGCTTCTGATTCGGCCGTCCTTACCCTTCGCTGCGACCGTCTCAACCGGGAATCATCCGAGGTCACTTATTTAAGCACCGATAGCGTCCGTGTCACGGGAGGGTTTGAATTCGAGGTTTACGAGGATGAAAAGAAGGTATTGTTGTGTGGCTCGTTGGAAAGGATGGAAGGAGAGTGGAGCATGGACTGTTATCTGGCGGCAGCGGCTAAGGAACCTGGAAATTCAGCTTTTTTTAAGCCCAAGATGGGTGTTTCAGCGCCGAGTATTGAAGTTTATATTGCCGGGTGTTGTGCTGGCACGCCCGTGATATTGACCAAGACAATACTTGGGAGCCCTAAGAGGAAAGGAGCATCGAGGCTTAAATGGATGTTGGATGCAATTCCTGAGGACGAGGAATTCGGGAAAGGGAATGATAAGGGTGGCAATGGGTTTATCAGACACCGGAAATTGCAG GTTACAGATGCCGAAGTCGAAGATTACGACTCTGATGGTAAAATTGGACTTAGTCACTATGCTGAAGAAATGTATGCTGGCGAAGATGGCCAACTTTCATGGTTTAACGCCGGTGTTAGAGTTGGTGTTGGAATTGGCCTCGGAGTGTGCCTTGGGGTTGGAGTCGGAGTTGGACTGCTTATGCGATCATATCAAGCAACTACCCGGAATATCAGGAGGAGGtttttctaa